The Kozakia baliensis genome includes a region encoding these proteins:
- a CDS encoding M20/M25/M40 family metallo-hydrolase: MTESLNQVLAQVDRGMEESLGRLFALLRIPSISAQPKHAGDCRAAAEWLRKELADLGFEASVRETPGHPMVVAHDDKPSSGPHVLFYGHYDVQPTDPASLWHTDPFAPTLTRSVDGRQVIVARGASDDKGQLMTFIEACRAWKRVHKALPIKISVLIEGEEESGGVNLMPFLKANAQELKADVALICDTGMPNRTTPAITTGLRGLVGDEIELQCASHDLHSGMYGNAARNPIELLCTILGNVRDATGRVKLPSFYDGVQEPAETVRAQWRAIFPNDDLTLGPVGLSQAAGEQGYSAVEQVWARPSYEINGISGGYEGEGFKTVLPAKAMAKVSFRLVPGQNPEKIRDAFRAYVKSHLPPDAKVTFTPHGASSGFAVPQDGPYLKTALKALSDEWNTEAVSIGCGGSIPVVAEVKEALGLDSLLIGFAQDDDRIHSPNEQYGVESFHKGVRSWVRVLAGLSALA, translated from the coding sequence ATGACCGAAAGCCTGAATCAGGTCTTGGCGCAGGTTGATCGTGGAATGGAAGAAAGCCTGGGGCGCCTGTTCGCGCTTCTGCGGATTCCAAGCATTTCCGCGCAACCTAAACACGCTGGAGATTGTCGGGCTGCGGCGGAATGGCTGCGTAAGGAACTTGCCGATTTAGGTTTTGAAGCCAGCGTACGTGAAACGCCAGGTCACCCTATGGTGGTGGCGCATGATGATAAGCCTTCCTCCGGACCGCATGTCCTCTTTTACGGACATTATGATGTGCAGCCGACCGATCCGGCTTCTCTTTGGCATACGGACCCGTTTGCTCCCACCCTCACGCGCAGCGTAGATGGGCGTCAGGTGATTGTGGCGCGTGGCGCGTCCGACGATAAAGGCCAGTTGATGACCTTTATCGAAGCTTGCCGTGCTTGGAAGCGTGTGCATAAAGCGTTGCCGATCAAAATCTCGGTTTTGATCGAGGGGGAGGAGGAAAGCGGGGGCGTCAATTTGATGCCGTTCCTGAAGGCAAACGCGCAGGAACTGAAAGCCGATGTCGCGCTGATCTGCGATACGGGAATGCCCAACCGCACCACCCCTGCGATCACGACCGGTTTGCGTGGCCTCGTGGGCGATGAGATAGAACTGCAATGTGCCTCGCACGATTTGCATTCCGGCATGTATGGCAATGCCGCACGCAATCCGATCGAATTGCTTTGCACCATATTGGGTAATGTGCGCGATGCGACGGGACGGGTAAAATTACCGAGCTTTTATGACGGCGTACAAGAGCCGGCCGAAACAGTGCGGGCGCAGTGGCGCGCGATTTTCCCTAACGATGATTTGACGCTCGGACCTGTCGGGTTGTCACAAGCGGCGGGTGAGCAGGGTTATAGCGCCGTTGAGCAGGTTTGGGCGCGCCCGAGTTATGAGATCAACGGAATTTCGGGTGGGTATGAAGGGGAAGGGTTTAAAACCGTTCTTCCTGCCAAGGCGATGGCGAAAGTATCCTTCCGCTTGGTGCCGGGGCAGAATCCCGAGAAAATTCGTGATGCTTTCCGGGCTTATGTAAAGTCTCATCTGCCGCCGGATGCCAAAGTGACATTCACGCCGCATGGCGCATCTTCAGGATTTGCGGTGCCGCAGGATGGTCCCTATCTCAAGACGGCGCTGAAAGCTTTGAGCGACGAATGGAACACGGAGGCGGTTTCGATCGGCTGCGGCGGGTCCATTCCGGTGGTGGCTGAAGTGAAGGAAGCACTGGGCCTCGATTCGCTGTTGATCGGGTTTGCGCAAGACGATGACCGGATTCATTCGCCCAACGAACAATATGGTGTTGAATCCTTTCATAAAGGCGTGCGTTCCTGGGTGCGGGTTTTGGCGGGTCTTTCAGCTCTGGCGTAA
- the pdxA gene encoding 4-hydroxythreonine-4-phosphate dehydrogenase PdxA has protein sequence MFPALTMGDPAGIGPELTVEAWHRQRESGEGFIWIGDPALLDGYIPTRAVANPQEAEAIFVEALPVLPLALARPVTPGQPDFVNGAAVIESIALATKLALAGAVSAVVTNPISKQVLKQAGFGFPGHTEFLADLCGVTGQEVMLLASPRLRVVPVTVHVSIRRALEMLTAERIVQVGQILARALRSDFGIEKPRLAVAGLNPHAGEGGLMGDEEQDTIFPAIEMLRAEGIDAFGPLPPDTMFTEKARESYDAALCMYHDQALIPLKTLDMASGVNATLGLPIVRTSPDHGTAFDIAGQGKADVSSLLAALRMAQEMGAHRRAFGEKQAK, from the coding sequence ATGTTTCCGGCATTGACGATGGGTGACCCGGCAGGAATCGGGCCGGAACTGACGGTGGAGGCTTGGCACCGTCAGCGTGAAAGCGGCGAGGGCTTCATCTGGATTGGCGATCCGGCGTTATTAGACGGGTATATTCCTACGCGAGCGGTGGCTAACCCACAGGAAGCAGAGGCCATTTTCGTCGAAGCCCTGCCAGTTCTACCGCTTGCTCTGGCAAGGCCCGTCACGCCAGGGCAGCCCGATTTCGTCAATGGCGCGGCAGTGATCGAGTCCATTGCGCTGGCCACCAAATTGGCTTTGGCGGGTGCGGTATCGGCAGTGGTGACCAATCCGATCAGCAAGCAGGTGTTGAAGCAGGCAGGTTTCGGCTTTCCGGGCCATACGGAATTCCTGGCCGATCTTTGCGGCGTGACGGGGCAAGAGGTCATGTTGCTGGCATCGCCACGCCTGCGCGTCGTGCCGGTGACAGTGCATGTCAGTATCCGGCGTGCGCTGGAAATGCTGACGGCCGAGCGTATCGTGCAGGTTGGCCAAATTCTGGCGCGTGCTTTGCGGTCGGATTTCGGGATCGAAAAGCCGCGCCTGGCGGTGGCAGGGCTTAATCCGCATGCGGGCGAGGGTGGTTTGATGGGGGATGAGGAACAGGACACGATCTTTCCCGCCATCGAAATGCTGCGCGCCGAGGGCATCGATGCGTTCGGCCCCTTGCCGCCGGATACGATGTTTACCGAGAAGGCGCGAGAAAGTTACGATGCCGCTTTGTGCATGTATCATGATCAAGCGTTGATCCCGCTTAAGACGCTGGACATGGCGTCCGGCGTGAATGCGACGCTCGGCTTGCCGATCGTTCGGACATCGCCCGATCATGGCACGGCGTTCGATATCGCCGGGCAGGGAAAGGCGGATGTATCGAGCTTATTGGCAGCCTTGCGGATGGCACAGGAAATGGGCGCGCATCGGCGTGCGTTTGGGGAGAAGCAAGCGAAATGA
- a CDS encoding pyridoxine 5'-phosphate synthase produces MIRLGVNIDHVATVRNARGGTHPDPVGAALLAAMHGADGITAHLREDRRHIRDEDMRRLRAELTVPLNFEMAATDEMVSIAAELRPHACCLVPERRQEVTTEGGLDVAGQTDVLVPKVARLREAGIRVSLFVDPDPVQIEAAARIGGQVVELHTGAYAHHPNEQELARLRDGAKAAAAEGLELHAGHGLTFENVGKIAALPGLKELNIGHFLIGEAILVGLPAAIAQMKRAIAAGALFTDAGR; encoded by the coding sequence ATGATCCGGCTTGGCGTGAATATCGATCATGTGGCGACGGTGCGGAACGCACGCGGTGGCACGCATCCCGATCCTGTCGGCGCGGCGTTGCTCGCGGCTATGCATGGCGCGGACGGGATTACCGCGCATCTGCGGGAGGATCGGCGGCATATTCGTGATGAGGATATGCGCCGTTTGCGCGCGGAACTGACAGTACCGTTGAATTTCGAAATGGCCGCCACGGATGAAATGGTGAGTATTGCCGCCGAGCTTCGTCCGCATGCTTGTTGTCTGGTGCCGGAACGGCGGCAGGAAGTGACGACGGAAGGCGGTCTTGACGTGGCGGGGCAGACGGACGTTCTCGTCCCCAAAGTGGCACGGCTACGTGAAGCAGGTATTCGCGTTTCTTTGTTCGTCGATCCCGATCCGGTACAGATCGAGGCGGCGGCGCGTATCGGCGGCCAAGTCGTGGAACTGCATACGGGCGCTTACGCCCATCATCCGAACGAACAGGAATTGGCTCGCCTGCGAGATGGTGCGAAGGCGGCTGCGGCGGAAGGGCTGGAGCTTCATGCCGGGCATGGACTGACTTTCGAAAATGTCGGGAAAATCGCCGCGTTGCCGGGTTTAAAAGAACTGAATATCGGTCATTTTCTGATCGGCGAGGCGATCTTGGTCGGCTTGCCAGCGGCGATCGCGCAGATGAAACGCGCAATCGCCGCCGGAGCATTGTTTACGGACGCGGGACGATAA
- a CDS encoding DUF3126 family protein: MANISASEVTRLQTTLRRLLGSPNLTVNPPPRAGLSVELAVAGEVIGTIHRDEDEGEVSYAVHITVLEEDLPPAK; encoded by the coding sequence ATGGCTAATATTTCCGCCTCTGAGGTAACCCGCCTTCAAACCACTTTGCGACGCCTGCTCGGTTCGCCCAACCTGACCGTCAATCCTCCGCCGCGCGCAGGTTTGTCCGTTGAGTTGGCAGTCGCCGGCGAAGTGATCGGCACGATCCATCGTGACGAAGATGAAGGTGAAGTGTCCTACGCGGTGCACATCACGGTTCTGGAAGAAGACCTTCCGCCCGCAAAGTAA
- a CDS encoding DUF2939 domain-containing protein, translated as MRHLTKLQFKTADGPTFSRSRYSRLPHAFGMAMLTIICIYALSPYIALWSINNALRSHDAQTLSSHIDWSALTHSLKEESVAAILGPPPAADDLPDFGSSFATNAVSHAIDTRLTPDTLLSLAGQLIPSNKGSTGSPSDILSHLSAHFVALTRFEARVTTTPGQAPTVVHMKFEHWRWQITRLEMPQAA; from the coding sequence ATGAGACATCTTACGAAATTACAATTCAAGACCGCCGACGGGCCTACTTTTTCCCGCTCTCGCTATAGCCGCCTACCGCATGCTTTCGGAATGGCGATGCTGACCATCATCTGCATTTACGCCTTGTCGCCCTACATCGCGCTTTGGTCGATCAACAATGCTCTGCGCTCTCACGACGCACAGACCCTCTCCAGCCATATCGATTGGAGCGCTTTGACGCATAGCCTCAAGGAAGAGAGCGTCGCCGCCATTCTCGGCCCACCTCCGGCTGCGGACGATCTTCCCGATTTCGGCTCATCCTTCGCCACGAACGCCGTTTCTCACGCAATCGACACGCGCCTGACGCCGGATACCTTGCTCAGCCTTGCCGGCCAACTCATCCCATCCAACAAAGGCTCGACAGGTAGTCCCTCGGATATCCTGTCGCATCTGAGTGCGCATTTCGTAGCGCTGACCCGCTTTGAAGCCCGCGTGACGACAACGCCGGGCCAAGCGCCTACGGTCGTTCATATGAAGTTCGAACATTGGCGTTGGCAGATCACCCGCTTGGAAATGCCTCAAGCCGCCTGA
- a CDS encoding HesA/MoeB/ThiF family protein → MSFYDPDLDFNDDALQRYSRHILLPEIGAIGQARLGKASVLVIGAGGLGSPIALYLAAAGIGRIGLIDDDIVDLSNLQRQILFESSQIGIAKVEAARERLEGLNPLVKIEPHLLHADATVLDDLVARYDLVCDGSDNFATRQAVSDACVRQKRSLVSGAVARFEGQLSTFRPHLGGPCYRCLYPDAAAEDAPTCGQAGIFGAVTGVIGTLAATEVLKEILGIGRSLDGRVLCWDALETSFRSFALVRDPHCPSCKDLHR, encoded by the coding sequence ATGTCTTTCTACGATCCTGACCTCGATTTTAACGACGACGCCTTGCAGCGTTATTCGCGTCATATCCTGTTGCCCGAGATCGGTGCGATCGGCCAGGCACGGCTAGGCAAAGCCTCCGTTCTGGTGATCGGTGCCGGTGGTCTCGGTTCGCCCATTGCGCTCTACCTAGCGGCAGCCGGAATCGGGCGGATTGGCCTGATCGATGATGACATTGTGGATTTAAGTAATCTTCAACGTCAGATTTTGTTCGAGAGTTCCCAGATCGGGATAGCGAAAGTCGAAGCGGCGCGGGAACGACTCGAAGGGTTGAACCCGCTGGTCAAGATCGAGCCTCATCTTCTCCATGCCGATGCGACGGTTTTGGACGATCTGGTCGCGCGCTATGATCTGGTGTGCGATGGCTCGGACAATTTCGCGACGCGGCAGGCGGTTTCGGATGCGTGTGTGCGGCAAAAGCGCAGTTTGGTATCCGGCGCGGTGGCGCGTTTCGAAGGGCAGCTTTCCACCTTTCGCCCTCATCTAGGCGGCCCTTGCTATCGTTGTCTCTATCCCGATGCGGCGGCGGAGGACGCGCCGACCTGTGGGCAGGCGGGAATATTCGGCGCGGTGACCGGTGTGATCGGCACGTTGGCGGCGACGGAGGTTTTGAAGGAGATTTTGGGAATCGGGCGAAGCCTGGACGGTCGGGTGTTATGTTGGGATGCGCTGGAAACCAGTTTCCGCAGCTTCGCGCTCGTGCGCGATCCGCATTGCCCGAGTTGTAAAGACCTACATCGATGA
- a CDS encoding DsrE/DsrF/DrsH-like family protein encodes MSRILAITLADDSFPRAHHALVMAAGALSIGRSVVFFGGGLGVQALCREWRGLAGSNFDAVLQERGVASFEMLREAVFELGAEMLACESGLRAAGLDAEALCMGVEVCGVTRFLERAGDGQILAI; translated from the coding sequence ATGAGCCGTATTTTGGCGATCACGCTCGCTGACGACTCGTTCCCGCGCGCGCATCATGCTTTGGTCATGGCCGCAGGCGCGCTTTCCATCGGGCGTTCCGTGGTCTTTTTCGGGGGAGGTTTGGGCGTCCAGGCATTATGCCGAGAGTGGCGTGGTCTGGCGGGTTCGAATTTTGACGCCGTTCTGCAAGAGCGTGGCGTTGCATCGTTCGAAATGCTGCGGGAGGCTGTGTTCGAATTGGGGGCGGAAATGTTGGCGTGCGAATCGGGCTTGCGCGCGGCAGGTCTTGACGCCGAGGCGCTATGCATGGGGGTTGAGGTCTGCGGTGTCACACGCTTTTTGGAGCGTGCGGGGGATGGCCAAATTTTGGCGATCTGA
- a CDS encoding SH3 domain-containing protein — protein MNTFRCGYGIWLAALLPLTAYGQGQSQATHHHHHHKHAHSGAADHGETTHGAGEHSVAKKASSSAAQTKARHKHRHGAHEVPEHQGAQRSAHRAAHRNAAKVAAAGAAAGAAAGSAATAAPDAPPAPPPDAPPQDKGTNTGLPLPRFAAMRADKVYMRKGPGQRYPIEWVYHRRGLPVEVEREFDVWRLIEDSDGTKGWVHQATLVGQRTFVIPGLPPEGNVSKPGEAPVKSEDVIGRADARVVGHLASEDEARGRHGDVLLYNQADENSGIVAVLQPGTVGTLKLCSQGSGWCRVVVKGYTGWLPRRLFWGLLPGETIQPS, from the coding sequence ATGAACACATTCCGCTGCGGCTATGGCATCTGGCTGGCTGCTCTTTTGCCTTTGACCGCGTATGGCCAGGGGCAAAGTCAGGCCACGCATCACCACCATCATCATAAGCATGCGCATTCTGGCGCGGCGGATCATGGTGAGACGACGCATGGCGCGGGCGAGCATTCCGTCGCCAAGAAAGCCTCGTCGAGTGCGGCTCAAACTAAGGCAAGGCACAAACACCGTCATGGGGCGCATGAAGTGCCCGAGCATCAGGGCGCGCAGCGTTCCGCCCATCGTGCAGCCCATCGCAATGCGGCGAAAGTCGCGGCGGCTGGCGCGGCCGCTGGGGCTGCAGCGGGAAGTGCGGCAACTGCTGCGCCGGATGCGCCGCCCGCGCCACCGCCCGATGCGCCACCGCAGGACAAGGGAACTAATACGGGGCTGCCATTGCCGCGATTTGCCGCGATGCGCGCAGACAAGGTTTATATGCGTAAAGGCCCTGGCCAGCGCTATCCGATCGAATGGGTCTATCATCGTCGCGGCTTGCCGGTGGAGGTGGAGCGTGAGTTCGATGTCTGGCGCTTGATCGAGGATTCGGACGGCACGAAAGGTTGGGTGCATCAGGCAACGTTGGTAGGGCAACGCACTTTCGTTATTCCTGGACTGCCGCCGGAGGGTAATGTCTCCAAACCTGGCGAAGCTCCTGTGAAATCGGAAGATGTGATCGGGCGGGCCGATGCGCGTGTCGTCGGTCATCTTGCCAGCGAAGACGAAGCGCGTGGACGCCATGGCGATGTCCTGCTCTACAATCAGGCCGATGAAAATAGCGGTATTGTGGCCGTGCTTCAGCCTGGAACGGTGGGAACGCTCAAGCTCTGCTCGCAGGGTTCGGGATGGTGCCGCGTTGTCGTGAAAGGCTATACAGGATGGCTTCCCAGGCGTTTGTTCTGGGGGCTATTGCCGGGTGAGACCATACAGCCTTCTTAA
- the pyk gene encoding pyruvate kinase produces the protein MMTTSIQTPAASAHAGRRGTENRRTKIVATLGPASSSLEMIRALALAGADVFRLNFSHGTHEDHAKRHAIIRDIEAELGRPIAILADMQGPKLRVGVFAEGKVRLEKGAHFRLDMDPTPGDAKRVCLPHPEILSAAKPGSRLLLDDGKMRLRVLSGDDTHLDTEVEVGGVLSDRKGVNVPDVTLPIPALTEKDRRDFAFALELGVEYVALSFVQRPEDVQEARNIAKGQAWIMTKLEKPQAMDHLEEIIALSDVVMVARGDLGVELPAEEVPIEQKRAVREARYQGKPVIVATQMLESMISSPTPTRAEVSDVSNAVFDGADAVMLSAESAAGQYPLEAVEVMARVTTRIEQDDEWRIQQESLRPESDGSVGGSIAEAAWHVAQSVSAAVIVAYTQSGQGALRIARERAECPVLALTPDDDTARRLCVVWGVRAQSVGQEMPIFGVEGVVDQAVELAQYEGFAQKNDKLVLLAGLPFGQRGSTNTLRVVTL, from the coding sequence ATGATGACAACCTCTATCCAGACGCCTGCTGCCTCTGCCCATGCGGGAAGGCGGGGAACCGAGAACCGTCGCACCAAGATCGTAGCGACGCTCGGGCCTGCCTCCTCATCGCTTGAAATGATTCGGGCGCTGGCTCTGGCCGGAGCGGATGTGTTTCGTCTCAATTTTTCTCATGGCACGCATGAGGATCACGCCAAGCGCCATGCGATCATTCGCGATATCGAAGCGGAGCTTGGCCGACCGATTGCGATTTTGGCGGATATGCAGGGGCCGAAGCTGCGCGTCGGCGTTTTCGCCGAGGGCAAGGTGAGGTTGGAGAAGGGCGCGCATTTCCGCCTGGACATGGACCCGACGCCTGGAGACGCCAAACGGGTTTGCCTGCCGCACCCCGAAATTCTTTCGGCGGCGAAACCGGGAAGCCGATTGCTGCTTGATGACGGCAAGATGCGTTTGCGGGTTCTCTCTGGCGATGACACGCATCTCGATACCGAGGTCGAGGTCGGTGGGGTTCTGTCCGACCGCAAGGGCGTCAACGTTCCGGACGTGACGTTACCGATTCCGGCGCTGACGGAAAAGGATCGCCGCGATTTCGCTTTCGCCTTGGAACTGGGCGTCGAATATGTGGCGTTATCGTTCGTGCAGCGCCCGGAAGACGTGCAGGAAGCGCGCAATATTGCCAAGGGTCAGGCTTGGATCATGACTAAGCTGGAAAAACCTCAGGCGATGGATCATCTGGAAGAAATCATCGCTCTGTCGGATGTGGTGATGGTGGCGCGTGGCGATCTGGGCGTGGAGCTTCCGGCTGAAGAAGTGCCGATCGAGCAGAAACGCGCGGTGCGTGAAGCGCGCTACCAGGGCAAGCCGGTGATCGTGGCGACGCAAATGCTGGAAAGCATGATCTCGTCTCCGACGCCGACGCGCGCGGAAGTTTCGGATGTTTCCAATGCTGTGTTCGATGGTGCGGATGCGGTGATGCTTTCGGCGGAAAGCGCGGCCGGGCAATACCCGCTTGAGGCTGTCGAGGTCATGGCGCGGGTGACGACGCGCATCGAGCAGGACGACGAGTGGCGCATTCAACAGGAATCGTTGCGTCCGGAGAGTGACGGCAGCGTTGGCGGTTCGATTGCCGAAGCGGCGTGGCACGTTGCGCAATCCGTTTCGGCGGCGGTGATCGTGGCCTACACGCAGAGTGGGCAGGGCGCATTGCGTATTGCGCGCGAGCGTGCGGAATGCCCGGTTCTGGCGCTGACGCCGGATGACGATACGGCACGTCGCCTTTGTGTAGTGTGGGGTGTGCGGGCGCAATCGGTTGGCCAGGAAATGCCGATTTTCGGTGTTGAGGGCGTTGTGGATCAGGCGGTCGAACTGGCCCAGTACGAGGGTTTCGCCCAGAAGAACGATAAGCTCGTTCTCTTGGCGGGACTGCCGTTCGGACAGCGTGGTTCGACCAACACGCTGCGTGTTGTTACGCTCTAA
- a CDS encoding prephenate dehydrogenase/arogenate dehydrogenase family protein, translating into MTNPIFPTLCVVGPGLIGSSVLRRAKLDRSIAHRLIAYDRNPSVLERARALELADVVTDDLTAAVADADCVMLCVPVGAIPEVAAKALPAMKPGAILTDVGSTRRSVLDGVLPFLRPDVAYVPAHPMAGTEHSGPDAGFSTLFEQRWCLLTPIDNTPPNAIARMEALWHAMGARTRIMDVEHHDKVCAIVSHLPHLIAFTICGTADTLADEMRSEVLDFAASGFRDFTRIAASDPTMWRDIFLHNRKALLEVLDRFSDDAKNMADAIRGGDDATIVATIERGRRIRRSLIENKQA; encoded by the coding sequence ATGACGAACCCGATTTTCCCTACGCTTTGTGTGGTCGGCCCTGGGCTGATCGGCTCCTCGGTGCTGCGCCGCGCCAAGCTGGATCGCTCCATCGCACACCGTCTTATCGCCTACGATCGCAACCCGTCCGTGCTGGAACGTGCGCGCGCACTCGAACTTGCCGATGTCGTGACGGACGATCTGACGGCTGCCGTCGCGGATGCCGATTGCGTCATGCTCTGCGTTCCGGTCGGCGCGATTCCGGAAGTCGCCGCCAAAGCGCTACCCGCCATGAAACCCGGTGCGATCCTTACCGATGTCGGCTCGACCCGGCGCAGCGTGCTGGATGGTGTCCTCCCATTCCTACGCCCCGACGTCGCCTATGTTCCAGCCCATCCCATGGCGGGCACCGAACATTCCGGACCGGATGCCGGGTTCTCGACCCTTTTCGAACAGCGCTGGTGCCTCCTCACCCCAATCGACAATACGCCGCCCAACGCCATTGCCCGCATGGAAGCGCTTTGGCACGCCATGGGGGCGCGCACGCGTATTATGGATGTGGAGCATCACGATAAAGTCTGCGCCATCGTCAGCCATCTGCCGCATTTGATTGCCTTTACGATCTGCGGCACGGCGGACACGCTGGCCGATGAAATGCGCTCGGAAGTGCTGGATTTCGCCGCCTCGGGCTTTCGCGATTTCACGCGTATCGCCGCATCCGACCCAACGATGTGGCGCGATATTTTCCTCCATAACCGCAAAGCGTTATTAGAGGTGCTGGATCGTTTCAGCGACGATGCCAAAAACATGGCCGATGCGATCCGTGGCGGTGACGACGCCACCATCGTCGCCACCATCGAACGAGGCCGCCGCATCCGCCGCAGCCTCATCGAGAATAAGCAGGCTTAG
- a CDS encoding lysylphosphatidylglycerol synthase domain-containing protein, whose amino-acid sequence MKTLTFILSLLGLALLTAITAWLGVGHVLSAMQRIGVSGFAALVLAQLVIDGGLGVAWFASCPELGLIRTIAARAVRDAAGNCLPFSQLGGMAIGIRATCGGVGRYGKRVSIHWPEAVSTNIVDITTEVLGQIAFILVALLCLLGHQGAGRFIWPVIGGMGFLAIGITGFIWTQQRGGAAVSRFANFFGKHIAESWRDSLIDNMDLFQARLDALWARPGRIALGAGLHFLCWIGSAGITWLAFTLLGAHLSFPSAIAIEGVVCGIMSASFLVPASLGVQEAAYVTLGMIFGIDAKISLGLSLLRRGRDIAIGIPVIAAWQILEMRRLRREQTALYTAKEAAAYSKNHPSKRAS is encoded by the coding sequence TTGAAGACCCTGACTTTCATTCTCTCTCTCCTCGGTCTCGCACTGCTTACCGCCATCACCGCCTGGCTCGGCGTTGGCCATGTGCTCAGCGCGATGCAACGGATCGGCGTCAGCGGTTTCGCGGCCCTCGTGCTCGCGCAACTCGTCATTGATGGCGGGCTCGGCGTCGCTTGGTTCGCCTCCTGTCCGGAATTGGGGCTGATACGCACCATCGCCGCCCGCGCGGTGCGCGACGCCGCAGGAAATTGCTTACCCTTCTCGCAACTCGGCGGCATGGCCATCGGCATCCGCGCTACATGCGGCGGCGTCGGACGTTACGGCAAACGCGTTTCCATCCATTGGCCGGAAGCCGTCTCCACGAACATCGTGGACATTACGACCGAAGTGCTCGGGCAAATCGCGTTCATCCTGGTCGCTCTGCTCTGTCTCCTCGGCCATCAAGGTGCGGGCCGCTTCATCTGGCCCGTTATCGGCGGCATGGGCTTTCTCGCCATCGGCATCACCGGCTTCATCTGGACGCAACAACGCGGTGGCGCCGCCGTAAGCCGGTTCGCGAACTTCTTCGGCAAACATATTGCTGAAAGCTGGCGCGATTCGTTGATCGACAACATGGATCTGTTTCAGGCGCGGCTCGATGCACTCTGGGCACGTCCTGGGCGTATCGCCCTCGGCGCGGGCCTGCATTTTCTCTGCTGGATCGGCAGCGCGGGCATCACGTGGCTGGCCTTCACGCTCCTGGGCGCGCACCTCTCCTTTCCCAGCGCCATCGCCATCGAAGGCGTGGTGTGCGGCATCATGTCCGCCTCCTTCCTAGTGCCGGCCTCTCTAGGCGTGCAGGAAGCCGCCTATGTCACGCTCGGCATGATCTTCGGCATCGACGCTAAAATTTCGCTGGGCCTGTCGCTGCTACGCCGTGGACGCGATATCGCCATCGGCATCCCCGTCATAGCGGCTTGGCAAATCCTGGAAATGCGCCGCCTCCGCCGTGAGCAGACGGCTCTCTATACGGCTAAAGAAGCCGCCGCCTATTCCAAAAACCATCCTTCCAAGCGCGCCTCATGA
- the hpnA gene encoding hopanoid-associated sugar epimerase, whose translation MADYTLVTGATGFVGSAVARVLQERGHRLKLMVRAGADHSNLAGLNAELVTGDLTSPETFANALKDCRYLFHVAADYRLWVPDPAVMMNANVEGTRRLMLAALDAGVERIIYCSSVAALGLTKDGTPATETTPINEHDVIGVYKLSKYRAEQEVLKLVRERDLPAVIVNPSTPVGPRDIKPTPTGQMIVDVASNRVPAYVDTGLNIVHVDDVAEGHVLALERGTIGEKYILGGENYMLGDFFALIGEIACVEPPRIKLKQSWLWPVAVVSEWAARGLGVEPRVTRETLAMSRKKMFFSSLKAQEHLGYAPRPAREAVVDAIAWFREHGRIHSA comes from the coding sequence ATGGCTGATTATACGCTCGTGACCGGTGCGACCGGTTTCGTTGGTTCTGCTGTCGCCAGGGTTCTGCAGGAACGCGGACATCGCCTGAAATTGATGGTGCGCGCAGGGGCCGACCATTCCAATCTCGCGGGGTTGAACGCGGAATTGGTGACGGGCGATCTGACGTCGCCCGAGACTTTCGCCAATGCGCTGAAGGATTGCCGCTACCTCTTCCATGTGGCGGCGGATTATCGACTTTGGGTGCCGGATCCGGCAGTGATGATGAACGCGAACGTGGAAGGCACGCGGCGGCTGATGCTCGCCGCGCTGGATGCCGGGGTGGAGCGGATCATCTATTGCTCTTCCGTGGCGGCTTTGGGCCTGACCAAGGATGGCACGCCCGCGACCGAGACGACGCCGATCAATGAACATGATGTGATCGGCGTTTACAAATTGTCGAAATACCGCGCCGAGCAGGAAGTGCTCAAACTCGTGCGCGAGCGTGATCTTCCGGCGGTGATCGTCAATCCTTCGACGCCGGTCGGACCGCGCGATATCAAGCCGACCCCGACGGGCCAGATGATCGTCGATGTCGCATCCAACCGGGTGCCGGCTTATGTCGATACCGGGTTGAACATCGTGCATGTGGACGATGTAGCGGAAGGCCATGTGCTGGCGCTGGAACGCGGCACGATTGGCGAGAAATATATCCTCGGCGGCGAAAACTACATGCTGGGGGATTTCTTTGCGCTGATCGGAGAGATCGCGTGCGTCGAACCGCCGCGCATCAAGCTGAAGCAATCCTGGTTATGGCCGGTTGCCGTGGTGTCCGAATGGGCGGCGCGCGGTTTGGGGGTTGAGCCGCGCGTTACACGCGAAACGCTGGCGATGTCGCGCAAGAAGATGTTCTTCTCCTCGTTGAAAGCCCAAGAGCATTTGGGATATGCACCACGCCCGGCGC